The Gossypium arboreum isolate Shixiya-1 chromosome 4, ASM2569848v2, whole genome shotgun sequence DNA segment TCTGTGGAGGAACCGCGGTActaaggaagccacatgggaacctgaagaagcaATCTGAAGTCTGTATCCGTATTTGTTTAAaacaggtaaaattttgaggccgaaatttctactagggggagagagttgtaaagccccaaaattttaagaatttaattgtgaGAATCTGAAGTAATTAGATTTCTGTATCTGTGGTTCTGTGCTCTACTTTTGTATTTAAGGTTTGAAGTTCGAGTTGTGCTGTTAAAAAGTTTTGTGATTGTTTTTAAAACAACCTTCATCCGTGCGTTTCGTAGTTAAGTTCAATTCTAGGTAAATTAATgacaagaatgagcctgctggttcactGGTTAAGCATCTGTCTGTATTCTGTTTGGTTTCGAGTTCGAATCCTGTCGTACACAATAGGAAATATATTTTTTGCAAATGCAGGAAAGGGTAGTGGTTAATTTAAAACATTCTAAGGAAATGTTatcattatttttcttttctaaacttttaagttctttgtttttggttgttctgtcttctttttatttttttcttttctacgtTGATTTTCGTGAATTGGGGAGTCTTGTTGCTTATATATTGTGTAAGTTCAATTGTAATTCTCTTTCGTTTACGATTTTCGTTGTGTTAACACTTTTCTATCGAAATGAGATTTTGCTCGTTTATTTAACGTTCTATTAAACACTCAATTGGTTACTTTTTTTAAGCAAGGATATTGCAAGAGACTTTAATCCATCGTGTTAGTCTGATTTCTCCTGTTTCATGCGAAGTGAGTGTACGAATTGAGTTGGAATTGCGTTGAATCTTTCGACATAGTCTTAGCGATGGGTTGATTttgctaaaatattaaaattgatggTGTGATTGGTTGTTGAATGATTAATTAGGTTCCGGATAGTTTCTGTGTTGTTTCCCCGTCAAAACGAAACCGGGTGCGTAAAGAAACCCTTAATTTTGCAAGTTTTGGCGCTGGAAATAGtggctgtcgacgccacacgaccaggcacacgggcttgtgcccaagccgtgtaactcattgttcATCGATTTGGAGCCACACaggcaaggcacacgggcgtgtatctaagCCGTGTGTGCTATGCTAGTGCAGGGTTCACATGggcatgggacacgggcatgtgtccaggccatgtgagTCACATGGACAAGGACATGGCTGTGTTTCCAAGCCGTGCAACTCTCTGTTTACATGTTAGAACCATACGAGCAGAGGGCATGGACATGTGCCCAGGTCGTGTGGCGTTATAAAAGGGGATCGAAACCTGTTTTTGAGGCTGTAAATGTTGTTTATGATTGATAATGATTTCCCATTGTATGGATAATCTGaatttgattaaatgtgaactctCTGATAGTCTGTACAAACGTATGAATATTATAATTGTAAGTGCATTGTGGGTAATTGTACTCTGTATTTGTATGGGTTGGGATGTTATGAAGAAGGAAGTAATCTAATTTGAATCAGTGGTTAAGCCATTGTGTGAATAGTTTTGATTCTGGCGCTTGACACATTACGATCTAGCAGTTAAGCTGTATTACTGTAAATGTGTCAAATAGACACTTGTGGTGTATTGGGTTGGATGGGCATTGAATGTCCTTaacggtgtgttgggatggttggagatggtgtgtagcggatggggttTAGAAATATCTGCATCTGGATCTAAtctgcaatatatatatatatatatatatatatatatatatatatgaaattcatatatataaatatatgtttataaTCGATCATTCGAATCAATCGTAAATAGTTTTGTACCGAACCGAATTTCTAAATTTGAAACTACTTTATTAATGAACactaattgaataaattgaaccTTCTTTTACGCACTGAGTTTACAACTCATTTTGTTGTTGATTGGATTTCAAGTGATCCCCAATCTTAAGTGGGTCAACGCAACGGATGCTCGGTCAAACATAAACCTTGCTTTAAGTAGTATATTAGGATTTTGGAAAAACTATCATAATGTGGATTTGAGAGATCATATACATAATTAGTTTTATGATGAATGAGTTATGAAGCATGGTTTAACTTTATTGTGTAGCTATGTGACAATTGATAATTGATGAGGTAATTCCTTAAATTTAGCTTGGACGTCcaggtcgggtttagggtgttacaaaccaGCCATATTATTTTGCGATAATAAAGTTGCGATTCAAATGGCGTATAATCCCATATTTCATGAAAGAACAAAGCATATAGAGATTGATTGCCATTTTGTAAGAGAAAAAATCTAACAGGGATTACTTCAAACCGTGCATATCTTGAGAAAAGAGCAGGTTGTGAATGTATTAACAAAAGGACTTGGTATTCAACAACATGAGCTTTCGATAAACAAGTTGGGAATGAGAGACTTATTTCATCTACCAACTTGAGGGGAGTACAAAAATTATTGATTATAAATATAGGTAGTTAGCACAGGTGGTTAGTTAGCTTTAAAGTGGTTAATTAATTTGAGTTTCACCGGTAATAGATTGTATATAAACTAGAGATTGTAACTTTATTTGAGTGAATGAAGATATTATGCATTTCAACAATGTAGATACTAGATACATGCCTACTACCAATTTTGGGCAAATAATTGACATTTCGGACAATAATTAACACTAATGAAACAAAATTCTAAGATAAAGCTAAATAAGTTACGATTCATGTTAATTGCAGGAATGTTATCCATGTATTGATTTTCAGTGTAGGGTTAATATATTGTTTAATATTAGAAATTGCTTTAATGGTTAATTTTGTATTTAAAGGTTTGTTTTTGTCTAATTTGATATCttaatttgattttaatgttttttttatatttgagtTTTTTTGTCCTAATTAAGTACCTAAGTTCTTTTTATTAGAGTACATGTGATAAAATTCATTGGATTATTTAGTctagatatcaaattaaacatgaaaatcaatCTCAAAtactaaaatagaaaaaaaaaatcagtttgggtttgtaattttattatgCTCTATTTGTATCACTCAAAATTTGTCACTTGAGATTTTAGCATTGATTTTAAACCAAATAAAAACGATTTCCTTTATTTTGATAACTGCAACATTACAAAGAGAAACAGAAGAGTGTGGTGTATAAGAACTGTAGCTTGCATTCATCAAGCTTTTCAATGGTATACCAATCTAAACCTTTATACAACATATACATAATCCATTTTAACTCTGAAATGTCAGCTTCCGGGCAGGCTCAGATCATAATATAAAGAATAACGAATGTATATGATGACATCCCTGTTGAAACTTTCACCCaatatttcataatatttcaGCAAACCCTGTATTCATTTAGTTCCATAATATTTGAATCAATTTGTGAAAAGAAAAAGCTATCTATTAAATTTACTTACTTTCTCAAGCTCTGAATATTGGATTAATGGGTATATTAGTTGCTGGTTTTATGATGTCAAGTTGCTGTGAGATGAAACATGGGAAAAACCCAATAATAAATAGTTAAAAAGAAAGTTTTAAAgtgatgaatatatgtatatataagggGATTTATTCTTACTTAGAGGTGTTTTGGATACAAAAAAGCAAGCTCCAATAACACTGTAGAGCAGTATAAGAATCAGTCCTTTGAGGTAGTGAGAATTACCATCCTACAAGATTTTAGCTCAAACTTGGTCAAATAATGAAcccaatatatgtatatatattattattattattataaatgatTCTCTTTTAATGATTGAAATGAAGATGGTGTTAATAATTACTTGTAAAGTGAAGGCAACAGCAACAATTGACAGGGCGAGACAGCCAGTTTCAAGGAGATTGAAGTTAAGATCCATGTCAATACCCATAATCCAAGCTGCAATCACGCAGAGTGGTACTGCAAACATGGAAATCTGAGTTGCAGATCCTAATGCAACACCTAGAGAAATATCCTGCATTTCCCAAATCTCTGTCAACATATTGTTCGGTTTACATCGATAACAGCCTAAAAACTAATGGGAAAGAATTATTAAGACTTACCAGTTTGTCTTTAAAAGCAAAAACGATGGCTCCTGCATGTTCTGCTGCATTTCCAACAATGGGTAGCAAAATCATACTGTTAAAGCTAACAGAGATTCCCCATGAATACGAGGCATCCTGAAATTAGTCAATACCAGACTTTGATCAAAgagaatttggaaaaaaaaaaaaaaaagtagatgGAACCCTCTTTTATCCTTTGGATATTGGGTACAAAGGGTTGATTTGTAAGAGAAACTATTGTTAGAACAATAATTACCTCAATTGTTTCTACAAGATATTCAGATAGCAGAGAGATGAGAGAAGTGAGTCCAACTAGCCATACAAATGCACTCCAAAATCCAATAACTGCTTCTTCTCCTTCCTCCtttccttctcctcctccttgttCCAATGCTCCATCTTCTTCATCTTTTGGTTCCTGTTCAATGGACTTATCAGCTTAGCTTTCGGGCTTTCAGCTTTCCATTACCTATGAAACATTGATTGAACTACCTCTCGAGCTTCAAAGAATTGACTGTGTGTGAATAGTTGGAAGACCAGGTATGTAATGTAAGCAATCAACATAACAACGCTGCTGGCTCTCGACAACTGCAGTATTGGGTCGGCTGTGTCAGCGGCGGATGCCCCACTCATTCGGAACAACAATGGCAGCGAATGGCACAGTAATGCAAGCAGCAGTAGGATACAGTTCACTTCGGCTTGTCTCTGTCCAATCCGACACCCAAATTAGATTCCTGGTTAATTTTTAAACGAAGTGAAGATTTCTCTATGTCTGATATTGGATGTAGCTTACTCTGTTGAATTTTTGTCCCTTTCTGAGGTGAGCAATACCGCCACAAAAGAGAGAGGTCCCAAGAACCAAAAGCAAGTTTGATAGGACTGAACCCAGCAGGGAATACTTTACCATATCTATTTTATTTTGCCTTAGTGCAAAAATGGCTATGATCAGCTCAGTAGCATTGCCACAGGTTGCATTCACCAACCCTCCCACTGTAATATCAAAACACATtaatacatggaagaaaagaaactaAACAAATATAGTCTTATTAGTCACCTGTTGGGCCGATGTAATAAGCAATTTGCCTGCAATATGCAGaacatgaataaattatttttcaaaatcatatatatatgataaggaTGAAGCACATCTGGCTTACTCGGTGAGGAAGCTGATTCGTTCAGCCAATGCTGAAACTCCGAGTAAACTTAATGCAAAAACCCAAGGCTGTTAAGaggaaaataattataaatattaacaaataaaacgaagagaaaatcaaagaaaagaaaaacatgaACTTACTCTTCCAAACCCATAGAAGTGAGCAACAAAGGCGAGTGGAATAACAGGAAAGATAACAGAGAGTTTAGTCCCTAGAACGACCTCATGAAGATTGGCGAGGAAGTGCCTAAGCATTGGACATCGGACCCTGGAACCAAGCGGCAGGTCCGACTTTGTCCGCAACAACGACGACGACATGTTAATTGCAGTCTTGCCATGGCGGACCGAACCCTTCGAATCTACATTCTCCAATACCCATGGCTCTTGCAACGATCCCATCTTTCTTTcccacaaaaacctaaatattttGCACGTAAACCCAAAGCACCGCATTAAACATGCAACAAAAACTGAACCCTACACttcaaatatttcaattttatttaattttaaggtAAAACATACCAAGCAATATATTAAAGCAAAAAAAACAGCAATCAAAGGGAAGAACAACAAAATTCGAGCCACTAAGCTCATCTCATACGATTCTACTGTCCTATCTCTTCCCTACTATGATTAGAAGTAATAATCGACGAAAGTTCAGGTATTGTAAGGCTAACAGAATCAAAATCCCATCGCATGTAGTGAGCCTCCTTATTtacaatataaataaaaataatttagtatcATGCATCTTAAAATTactataataaatttattttaaatataaaaattatttaatttaattactacttactaaattgaataaattagttATATAGAAATGAAAATAGATTCGTATACAAACtaattttatttccttttcatttcctttttaaatcaagcaaaaaaaaaaaaaaaaagagacaaaatcagaaattaaaaAGACTTACTTTTATATGTAGTTCCAGTGCCGCCGCCAACTTCCCAGAATCTGA contains these protein-coding regions:
- the LOC108459878 gene encoding vacuolar cation/proton exchanger 3-like, which encodes MGSLQEPWVLENVDSKGSVRHGKTAINMSSSLLRTKSDLPLGSRVRCPMLRHFLANLHEVVLGTKLSVIFPVIPLAFVAHFYGFGRPWVFALSLLGVSALAERISFLTEQIAYYIGPTVGGLVNATCGNATELIIAIFALRQNKIDMVKYSLLGSVLSNLLLVLGTSLFCGGIAHLRKGQKFNRRQAEVNCILLLLALLCHSLPLLFRMSGASAADTADPILQLSRASSVVMLIAYITYLVFQLFTHSQFFEAREEPKDEEDGALEQGGGEGKEEGEEAVIGFWSAFVWLVGLTSLISLLSEYLVETIEDASYSWGISVSFNSMILLPIVGNAAEHAGAIVFAFKDKLDISLGVALGSATQISMFAVPLCVIAAWIMGIDMDLNFNLLETGCLALSIVAVAFTLQDGNSHYLKGLILILLYSVIGACFFVSKTPLTT